A single window of Pseudomonas lijiangensis DNA harbors:
- the modB gene encoding molybdate ABC transporter permease subunit: MPLGSADIAAIWLTLKLASLTTVILLVIGTPIAMWLARTDSWLKGPVGAVVALPLVLPPTVIGFYLLILLGPNGFVGQLTQSLGLGTLTFSFTGLVIGSVLYSMPFVVQPLQNAFAAIGTRPLEVAATLRAGPWDTFFHVILPLAKPGFITGAILGFAHTVGEFGVVLMIGGNIPEKTRVVSVQIFDHVESMEYLQAHWLAGAMLIFSFLVLLALYSSGKSKAGWS; the protein is encoded by the coding sequence ATGCCGCTGGGGAGTGCCGATATCGCGGCTATCTGGCTGACGCTGAAACTGGCGTCGCTGACAACCGTCATCCTGCTGGTGATCGGTACACCCATCGCCATGTGGCTGGCCAGAACCGACTCCTGGCTCAAAGGCCCGGTAGGCGCAGTGGTGGCCTTGCCTCTGGTGCTGCCACCGACGGTCATCGGCTTTTACCTGCTGATACTGTTGGGGCCTAACGGCTTTGTCGGCCAGCTCACCCAGAGCCTTGGCCTGGGCACCCTGACGTTCAGCTTCACGGGGCTGGTGATCGGCTCGGTGCTGTACTCGATGCCCTTTGTCGTGCAGCCTTTGCAAAATGCCTTCGCGGCCATCGGCACGCGCCCGCTGGAGGTGGCTGCCACCCTGCGAGCCGGCCCGTGGGACACCTTTTTCCATGTGATTCTGCCGCTGGCCAAACCTGGCTTCATCACCGGCGCCATCCTGGGCTTTGCCCATACCGTGGGCGAGTTCGGCGTGGTACTGATGATTGGCGGCAATATCCCCGAGAAAACCCGCGTTGTGTCGGTGCAGATATTCGATCACGTCGAGTCGATGGAATACCTGCAAGCCCACTGGCTGGCGGGTGCCATGCTGATTTTTTCATTTCTGGTTCTTTTGGCGCTCTACTCAAGCGGCAAGTCCAAAGCAGGTTGGAGTTGA
- the modC gene encoding molybdenum ABC transporter ATP-binding protein, whose product MASPIAVRLQMAFPTFKVDVDLNLPGTGVTALFGPSGSGKTTCLRCIAGLEKAQQGFIQVNGEVWQDSANGIFLAPHKRSIGYVFQEASLFPHLSVRGNLEFGLNRTPKNQRSIPMQHATVLLGIDHLLDRLPDKLSGGERQRVGIARALLTSPRLMLLDEPLAALDTRRKNEILPYLERLHDELEIPMLYVSHSQDEVARLADHLVLLEEGSVLASGPIEETLARLDLPLAMGDDAGVVIEGAVSAYDSHYQLLTITLPNSDLRLTVAHTELAKGKTLRVKVQARDVSLNLHADDQSSILNRLPVTVISEVAADNTAHVLVRLDAGGTPLLARITRYSYDNMRLHPGQQLWAQIKAVAVLA is encoded by the coding sequence ATGGCATCGCCCATCGCCGTTCGCCTGCAGATGGCTTTTCCCACATTCAAGGTGGATGTTGACCTGAACTTGCCGGGCACAGGCGTGACCGCGCTGTTTGGCCCGTCCGGCTCAGGCAAGACCACCTGCCTGCGCTGCATCGCCGGCCTGGAGAAAGCGCAACAGGGGTTTATCCAGGTTAATGGCGAGGTCTGGCAGGACTCGGCCAACGGCATATTCCTCGCACCGCACAAGCGCTCGATCGGCTATGTCTTTCAGGAAGCCAGCCTGTTCCCACACCTGTCCGTGCGCGGCAACCTGGAATTCGGCCTGAACCGAACGCCCAAAAACCAGCGCAGCATCCCGATGCAACACGCGACCGTCCTGCTGGGCATCGATCATCTGCTCGATCGCCTGCCGGACAAACTCTCAGGCGGCGAACGCCAGAGGGTCGGTATCGCCCGTGCCCTGCTGACCAGCCCGCGCCTGATGCTGCTCGACGAGCCGCTGGCTGCGCTGGATACCCGGCGCAAGAACGAAATCCTGCCGTACCTGGAACGCCTGCATGACGAACTGGAAATCCCCATGCTCTACGTCAGCCACTCTCAGGATGAAGTTGCACGTCTGGCGGATCATCTGGTGCTGCTAGAGGAAGGCAGCGTCCTGGCCAGCGGCCCCATCGAAGAAACCCTCGCCAGACTCGATCTGCCGCTGGCCATGGGCGACGATGCTGGCGTGGTGATCGAAGGCGCAGTGAGCGCCTACGACAGTCATTACCAGCTACTGACCATCACCCTGCCCAACAGCGACCTGCGCCTGACCGTTGCTCACACCGAACTGGCAAAGGGCAAGACATTGCGGGTCAAGGTGCAGGCACGCGATGTCAGCCTCAACCTGCATGCGGATGACCAAAGCAGCATTCTCAACCGCTTGCCCGTGACCGTGATCAGCGAAGTCGCCGCCGACAATACGGCTCATGTACTGGTGCGGCTCGATGCGGGCGGCACACCGCTGCTGGCGCGTATTACCCGCTACTCCTACGACAACATGAGGCTTCACCCGGGACAGCAACTCTGGGCGCAGATCAAGGCCGTTGCGGTGCTGGCATGA
- a CDS encoding DNA topoisomerase IB encodes MPSPTASSSAVPELHYVDDSQPGFTRKILRGKFAYFDTDGQRIRDEAEIQRINALVIPPAYTDVWICADPAGHLQATGRDARGRKQYRYHPQWREIRDQDKYSRLIEFGHALPKVRKQIEAQLAQPGIGREKVMATVISLLDATLIRIGNSRYAKENRSYGLTTLRNKHVEVHGTQIVFEFRGKSGIEHRVSVRDRRLANVIKRCMELPGQNLFQYLDDNGERHTVTSSDINAYLQDLTGADFTAKDYRTWAASALALATLRKLHWEPEADAKKHIVEMVKAVSRQLGNTPAICRKCYIHPAVLEGFLLGNLAKLPRSRQRKGLHLEEVALAHYLRSLAQSMEDVATTKKS; translated from the coding sequence ATGCCCTCTCCGACCGCCAGTTCATCCGCAGTGCCTGAACTTCATTACGTCGACGATTCTCAGCCAGGGTTCACCCGCAAGATCCTGCGAGGCAAGTTCGCCTACTTCGATACAGATGGTCAGCGCATTCGCGACGAGGCAGAGATACAGCGCATCAACGCACTGGTCATTCCACCCGCCTACACTGACGTCTGGATCTGCGCCGACCCGGCCGGACACTTGCAAGCCACCGGCCGCGATGCCCGAGGCCGCAAACAATATCGCTACCATCCGCAATGGCGGGAAATCCGCGATCAGGACAAATACTCGCGCCTGATCGAATTCGGCCATGCGTTGCCCAAGGTCCGCAAACAGATCGAAGCACAACTGGCACAACCCGGCATCGGTCGCGAAAAAGTCATGGCAACGGTCATTTCCCTGCTGGACGCCACCTTGATCCGCATCGGCAACAGCCGCTACGCCAAGGAAAACCGCTCTTACGGCCTGACCACCCTGCGCAACAAGCATGTGGAAGTACACGGCACGCAAATCGTCTTCGAGTTTCGGGGCAAAAGCGGCATAGAACACCGCGTCAGCGTGAGAGACCGGCGCCTGGCCAATGTGATCAAGCGCTGCATGGAATTACCGGGGCAAAACCTCTTCCAGTATCTGGACGACAACGGCGAACGCCACACCGTCACCTCTTCGGATATCAATGCCTACCTGCAAGACCTGACCGGAGCCGACTTCACCGCCAAGGACTATCGGACCTGGGCCGCAAGCGCGCTGGCCCTGGCAACCCTGCGCAAACTGCACTGGGAGCCGGAAGCCGATGCCAAGAAACACATCGTCGAAATGGTCAAGGCCGTCTCACGACAACTGGGCAACACCCCCGCCATCTGCCGCAAATGCTACATCCACCCCGCCGTGCTGGAAGGCTTCCTGCTGGGCAACCTGGCGAAACTGCCCCGCAGCCGACAACGCAAAGGCCTGCACCTGGAAGAAGTAGCCCTGGCTCACTACCTGCGAAGCCTGGCGCAAAGCATGGAAGACGTCGCGACCACCAAGAAATCGTAA
- a CDS encoding DUF1652 domain-containing protein, giving the protein MYSKPELQRVLETAFLPSKCECVISANDSFSVKLTNAESGEIELYVTGMPLSDLSSSRSIAHLVLSLREQRDLMAKMELSMRRLA; this is encoded by the coding sequence ATGTATTCAAAGCCCGAGCTACAGCGAGTCCTTGAAACGGCTTTTCTGCCCAGCAAATGCGAATGCGTCATCTCGGCGAACGACAGCTTTTCGGTAAAGCTCACCAACGCCGAATCAGGCGAAATCGAGCTGTACGTAACGGGTATGCCTTTGTCTGATCTGTCATCCAGCAGGTCCATCGCGCATCTGGTGCTTTCCTTGAGAGAACAGCGAGATCTGATGGCGAAGATGGAATTGTCCATGAGGCGGTTGGCTTAG
- a CDS encoding HNH endonuclease signature motif containing protein, whose product MGLSPKRKVIRREVVRKAWQSNLHWIKQYGFSEYALEAVCDDSEELRICWCCGDQGYQEVAHIIPHSLGGADTVENRFLLCAECHVASPDCYKSEYFVGYVNRNAGRFSRLMEETLHRASERLLAFLNEHPQLADVVEARPLPSFSENCLYRRTTTHGSSISLSTRLARAEMHVDELIEYARSHLDQENMPTIGNKLA is encoded by the coding sequence ATGGGGCTGTCACCAAAGAGAAAAGTGATCAGGCGTGAAGTTGTCCGCAAGGCCTGGCAAAGCAATTTGCACTGGATCAAACAATACGGCTTTTCTGAATATGCGCTCGAAGCCGTGTGTGATGACAGCGAAGAGCTGCGTATATGCTGGTGTTGTGGCGATCAGGGGTATCAGGAGGTCGCGCATATCATTCCGCATTCCCTGGGCGGTGCGGATACCGTGGAAAATCGCTTTCTGCTCTGTGCCGAATGTCATGTGGCCTCACCGGACTGTTACAAGAGCGAGTATTTTGTTGGCTACGTAAACAGAAATGCTGGCAGATTCAGCCGTCTCATGGAAGAAACTCTACACAGAGCCAGCGAAAGGCTTCTGGCGTTTTTGAACGAGCATCCTCAACTAGCTGATGTAGTTGAAGCCAGGCCACTTCCATCTTTTTCAGAAAACTGTCTGTATCGACGAACCACGACTCACGGTTCGAGTATTTCACTGAGTACCCGACTGGCTCGTGCAGAAATGCATGTGGATGAGCTTATCGAGTACGCCCGCAGCCACTTGGATCAAGAAAATATGCCGACGATCGGCAACAAGTTGGCGTAA
- a CDS encoding PA0050 family protein yields the protein MKKVMFAVVLLCGFSLNAQAACPVFGPSPDPCSGPVFGPTVCVCP from the coding sequence ATGAAGAAAGTGATGTTTGCTGTAGTTCTGCTGTGTGGTTTCTCTCTGAATGCCCAGGCTGCATGCCCGGTATTCGGCCCGTCCCCGGACCCATGCAGCGGCCCGGTGTTTGGTCCGACTGTCTGCGTATGTCCGTAA
- a CDS encoding aldose 1-epimerase family protein, producing MKSLAWLLGATAIVSATNAFAWDYVLLDTDKAAQNQQITSAQLGIKTDKPFSVTMRTLHGGRQEGVSIIEIDNGTMKLSVVPTRGMNVLQASVGDVRMGWDSPVKEVVNPAFIELNGRGGLGWLEGFNELVTRCGYEWVGHPGIDNGELLTLHGRAANIPANKVTLHIDEKPPYAIRLKGELKEQAFKKVDFSVQTELVTDPGSTRFTLNDTLTNNGDYPKEYQALYHSNFSTPFLEEGARFEAPVQQVSPFNEKAKGDLPDWQTYRGPTPDYDETVYNVVPYGDAKGDTLTVLHNKAGSLGVAVGFNTHQLPVFSLWKNTDTRGQGYVTGLEPGTSFSYNRRYQRPLKLVPTIAPKEQRQFQISYSLLADKGAVDTALGQIKTIQDGRATEVRKEPLVDLSKE from the coding sequence ATGAAATCGCTCGCCTGGCTTCTCGGTGCCACTGCCATCGTCTCGGCTACCAACGCCTTCGCCTGGGACTATGTGCTGCTCGATACCGACAAGGCCGCCCAGAACCAGCAGATCACCAGTGCCCAACTCGGGATCAAGACCGACAAACCCTTTTCCGTCACCATGCGCACCCTCCACGGCGGTCGTCAGGAAGGCGTGAGCATCATCGAGATCGACAACGGCACCATGAAGCTGTCGGTTGTGCCCACTCGCGGCATGAACGTGCTGCAAGCCTCGGTCGGTGATGTACGCATGGGCTGGGACTCGCCGGTGAAAGAGGTCGTCAACCCGGCCTTCATCGAACTGAACGGTCGCGGCGGGTTGGGCTGGCTCGAAGGTTTCAACGAACTGGTGACCCGTTGTGGTTATGAATGGGTTGGCCATCCGGGCATCGACAACGGCGAACTGCTGACCCTGCATGGCCGAGCGGCGAATATCCCCGCCAACAAAGTCACCCTGCATATCGACGAAAAGCCGCCTTATGCCATTCGCCTCAAGGGTGAACTGAAAGAACAGGCGTTCAAGAAAGTCGATTTCTCGGTCCAGACCGAACTGGTCACCGATCCGGGCAGCACCCGCTTTACCCTCAACGACACACTGACCAACAACGGCGACTATCCAAAGGAATACCAGGCGCTGTACCACAGCAACTTCAGCACGCCGTTCCTGGAGGAGGGCGCACGCTTCGAGGCGCCGGTGCAGCAGGTATCGCCCTTCAACGAAAAGGCCAAAGGCGACTTGCCTGACTGGCAAACCTACCGCGGTCCTACGCCAGACTACGACGAAACCGTCTATAACGTAGTGCCTTACGGCGACGCCAAAGGCGATACCCTTACCGTACTGCACAACAAGGCCGGCAGCCTCGGAGTCGCAGTGGGCTTCAATACCCACCAACTGCCCGTGTTCTCCTTGTGGAAAAACACCGACACCCGTGGCCAGGGCTATGTCACCGGCCTTGAGCCAGGCACCAGCTTCTCCTACAACCGCCGCTACCAGCGCCCTCTGAAACTCGTGCCGACCATCGCCCCGAAAGAACAGCGCCAGTTCCAGATCAGCTACAGCCTGCTGGCAGACAAAGGCGCAGTCGACACCGCACTGGGCCAGATCAAGACCATCCAGGACGGTCGGGCAACCGAAGTGCGCAAGGAACCGCTGGTAGACCTCAGCAAAGAGTAA
- a CDS encoding sigma-70 family RNA polymerase sigma factor produces the protein MSDSSGHLYTFLGIRQELVSYAAKITGDRMQAEDIVQEAWIRFIPQQASAEQPAAYLYRIVRNLALDLIRSRSRELAHQVSPPAWLLPAHISDPAELCQHNMTLERLSRALEAMPENSRRALEMHRFGGCTLAEIAGHLNVSLTTAHRLLRDALVRLAREVDNPDDDKDVSL, from the coding sequence ATGAGCGATTCCTCCGGCCATCTGTACACGTTTCTGGGGATTCGCCAGGAACTGGTCAGCTACGCGGCAAAGATCACGGGTGATCGCATGCAGGCCGAAGACATTGTTCAGGAGGCCTGGATTCGCTTCATTCCGCAGCAGGCCAGCGCCGAGCAGCCGGCAGCGTATCTGTATCGGATTGTGCGCAATCTGGCGCTGGACCTCATACGCAGCCGCAGCCGGGAGCTGGCCCATCAGGTCTCCCCTCCTGCCTGGCTGCTGCCGGCGCATATCAGTGATCCTGCCGAACTGTGCCAGCACAACATGACGCTGGAACGTCTTTCCCGTGCCCTTGAAGCAATGCCTGAAAACAGTCGTCGGGCTCTTGAGATGCATCGCTTTGGCGGCTGCACCCTGGCCGAGATCGCCGGGCATCTGAACGTGTCCCTGACCACGGCCCATCGCCTGTTGCGTGATGCATTGGTGCGGCTGGCCCGTGAAGTGGACAACCCGGATGACGATAAGGATGTTTCCCTGTGA
- a CDS encoding FecR family protein, whose translation MSHEDDVLEQAGDWQIRLQEDPQAREAFEQWLQASPEHRAAWLKMEKLWGALGELPALAVAPAPRSQPQPQGKPVKRRIWTRLALAAGLAAVAVLLAPQASLTLRADYHTGVGETRTVQLADGSTITLSPQSALRLIGGDARKVELLQGQAYFQVAPDPQNPFTAQAGQLSVRVLGTAFDLDLQAHSAEVALEHGQVQAENAQPPLSERLMPGQRLKFSWPSGKAEHSHVNPTDIGSWRSGSLFVENQTVADIAERLQRYTSGWIVIADPALKQRRITGVFDLNHPDRALKALAQSLAVETRQVSPWVHVLGSF comes from the coding sequence GTGAGTCATGAGGACGATGTACTGGAACAGGCCGGTGACTGGCAGATACGCCTGCAGGAAGATCCTCAGGCCCGGGAAGCTTTCGAGCAGTGGTTGCAGGCCAGCCCTGAACACCGTGCAGCATGGCTCAAGATGGAAAAGCTCTGGGGCGCGCTGGGCGAATTGCCAGCCCTGGCAGTTGCGCCTGCCCCCCGCAGCCAACCGCAGCCACAAGGCAAACCCGTAAAGCGCCGTATCTGGACCCGTCTGGCACTGGCAGCCGGGCTGGCGGCAGTTGCGGTTTTACTGGCCCCACAAGCCAGCCTCACGCTGCGCGCCGACTATCACACCGGCGTTGGAGAAACCCGAACGGTCCAACTGGCGGACGGCTCCACAATCACCCTCAGCCCGCAGAGTGCATTGCGCCTGATCGGTGGCGATGCCCGAAAGGTGGAATTGCTGCAAGGCCAGGCCTATTTCCAGGTCGCCCCCGACCCGCAGAATCCGTTCACGGCCCAGGCCGGACAACTCTCGGTACGGGTATTGGGCACGGCTTTCGATCTGGACCTTCAGGCACACAGTGCCGAAGTCGCTCTGGAGCATGGCCAGGTCCAGGCCGAAAATGCTCAACCACCGCTCAGCGAACGCCTGATGCCCGGCCAGCGCCTGAAGTTCAGCTGGCCATCGGGCAAAGCCGAACACTCGCATGTCAATCCCACGGACATTGGGTCATGGCGCAGCGGTTCGTTGTTCGTCGAAAACCAGACCGTGGCCGACATCGCTGAGCGGCTGCAACGCTATACCAGCGGCTGGATTGTGATTGCCGACCCGGCCCTGAAGCAGCGGCGCATTACGGGCGTGTTCGACCTGAACCACCCGGATCGAGCCCTCAAGGCCCTGGCGCAATCGCTGGCGGTTGAAACCCGGCAGGTGTCGCCGTGGGTGCATGTTTTGGGGAGTTTCTGA
- a CDS encoding TonB-dependent siderophore receptor, with translation MSRFPALPTLALAILLPMDNVRATETSENLRTASYSIAAQPLASALAQFARQNNLQLSFDAALAQGKIAPAVNGQLSEREALARLLQASGLSWSLTDDRILLLFPQPASGSLDLAPSLITSSAFTEQAGGPVQGYRATRSATGSKTDTALRDMPQSIQVVSRKVIEDQQANSLADALTNVSSVQRSNSHGGSSESFVIRGFKATSYAVDGMLINPLASRPEALRDLANVERAEVLKGPASVLYGRGNPGGLINLVTRKPSFTPEAQVKLQAGSYDFYRLEANASGPLDEARTLAGRMTVATQTERGFRDTFRDSKRTYLAPTLRWEPTDTTRVDGGMEYIDQTSPFDRGLIPVNGKIDMSADRYLGEPWARDEANKFSLWYRAEHDVNDWLTLRQMTRWDQSHKDRYVVDLRGLGSDGRTLARRATDGEERIKTLDMQFEAIARFATGGLNHTVLAGFEYIDGKRRSRSDRASLTSIDIFNPAYGATPGPFAFSEKASFDLTAYSFYLQDQIDLNEQWKLILGARYDDTRQRNTTVGTSDITRTDVDPGKVSPRIGLVYQPTDWLALYTSYSTSFTPQSDIQRNGSLLDPEEGIQYEVGAKFDLIPDRLSATLSAFEITRQNVAATDPEDDNYSVQTGEQRVRGVELDVSGTPLEGWEIIGNISALNAEVTQDTTIKVGNKLEGVPTLSGSLWSSYQLQEGALRGLGFGAGVIAVGERQGDIDNSYDVGGYARIDASLFYDIDENIRVSLNGRNLTDRKYIETVASTDGNYAGAPASVVATVSTKF, from the coding sequence ATGTCGCGCTTCCCTGCATTGCCGACACTGGCACTGGCCATCCTCCTGCCGATGGACAACGTCCGGGCCACCGAAACGTCCGAGAACCTGCGCACGGCAAGTTACAGCATCGCTGCACAACCGCTGGCCTCGGCACTGGCCCAGTTTGCCCGACAGAACAACCTGCAACTGAGCTTCGATGCCGCATTGGCCCAAGGCAAGATAGCCCCGGCGGTGAACGGGCAGCTCAGTGAGCGTGAAGCGCTGGCCCGGCTGCTCCAGGCGTCGGGATTGAGCTGGTCGCTGACCGACGACCGTATCCTGTTGCTGTTCCCGCAACCTGCCAGCGGCTCGCTTGATCTGGCGCCGTCACTCATCACCTCCAGCGCATTCACCGAACAGGCTGGAGGCCCGGTGCAAGGCTATCGGGCGACTCGCAGCGCGACCGGCAGCAAGACCGACACGGCCCTGCGCGACATGCCGCAGTCGATCCAGGTGGTGTCGCGCAAAGTGATAGAGGATCAACAGGCCAATAGTCTCGCCGACGCCCTGACCAACGTCAGCAGCGTGCAGCGCAGCAACTCCCATGGCGGTTCGTCCGAGAGCTTCGTGATCCGTGGTTTCAAGGCCACCAGCTATGCCGTGGACGGAATGCTGATCAACCCGCTGGCCTCACGGCCCGAGGCTTTGCGCGATCTGGCCAACGTCGAACGTGCCGAAGTGCTCAAGGGCCCGGCGTCGGTGCTTTATGGCCGGGGCAACCCTGGCGGCCTGATCAACCTGGTCACCCGCAAGCCCAGCTTCACGCCCGAAGCACAGGTCAAACTCCAGGCAGGCTCCTACGATTTCTACCGCCTGGAAGCCAATGCCAGTGGGCCGCTGGACGAAGCCAGGACCCTGGCCGGGCGCATGACGGTCGCCACGCAGACCGAACGGGGTTTTCGGGACACCTTCCGCGACAGCAAACGCACCTACCTGGCCCCGACCCTGCGCTGGGAGCCAACGGATACCACCCGGGTCGACGGTGGCATGGAGTATATCGATCAGACCAGCCCGTTCGACCGAGGCCTGATTCCGGTCAACGGCAAGATCGATATGAGTGCCGATCGCTACCTGGGCGAACCCTGGGCGCGTGACGAGGCCAACAAGTTTTCGCTCTGGTATCGCGCCGAACATGACGTCAATGACTGGCTGACCCTGCGCCAGATGACTCGCTGGGATCAGTCGCACAAGGATCGCTATGTCGTCGATCTGCGCGGCCTGGGTTCGGATGGCCGCACCCTCGCCCGCCGCGCCACTGACGGCGAAGAACGAATCAAGACCCTGGACATGCAGTTCGAGGCCATCGCCCGTTTCGCCACCGGCGGCCTGAACCATACGGTGCTTGCCGGCTTCGAGTACATCGATGGCAAGCGTCGCAGCCGCAGCGACCGCGCCTCCCTGACTTCCATCGATATTTTCAATCCGGCCTACGGCGCCACACCCGGCCCTTTTGCATTCAGTGAAAAGGCCAGTTTCGACCTGACCGCCTACAGCTTTTACCTGCAGGACCAGATCGACCTGAACGAACAATGGAAGCTGATCCTCGGTGCCCGCTACGATGATACCCGCCAGCGAAACACCACAGTGGGCACCTCTGACATCACCCGCACCGACGTGGACCCCGGCAAGGTGTCGCCACGCATCGGCCTGGTTTATCAACCCACCGACTGGCTTGCGCTCTACACCAGTTACAGCACGTCATTCACCCCGCAGAGCGATATCCAGCGTAATGGCAGCCTTCTGGACCCGGAAGAAGGCATTCAGTATGAAGTGGGCGCAAAATTCGATCTGATCCCGGACCGTCTGAGCGCTACCTTGTCAGCCTTCGAGATCACCCGCCAGAACGTTGCCGCTACAGACCCCGAAGACGACAACTATTCAGTGCAGACCGGTGAGCAGCGCGTACGCGGTGTCGAACTGGACGTCAGTGGCACGCCGCTGGAAGGCTGGGAGATCATTGGCAATATCAGCGCGCTGAACGCTGAAGTGACCCAGGACACCACCATCAAGGTCGGCAACAAACTCGAAGGCGTGCCGACCCTGAGTGGTTCGTTGTGGTCCAGCTACCAGTTGCAGGAAGGTGCTCTGAGAGGCCTGGGCTTCGGTGCCGGGGTGATTGCGGTCGGCGAGCGTCAGGGAGATATCGACAACAGCTATGACGTGGGAGGCTATGCCCGGATCGATGCCAGCCTGTTCTACGACATCGATGAAAACATCCGGGTATCACTCAATGGCCGCAACCTGACCGACCGCAAATATATCGAAACCGTTGCCAGTACCGATGGTAACTATGCTGGCGCACCTGCATCGGTGGTCGCGACCGTGAGTACAAAATTCTAG
- a CDS encoding efflux transporter outer membrane subunit: MIKLHWLLPAALALLGGCINLAPEYQRPDAPVAQQWLPVMAAESGTVAPSIEWKTFFTDNRLVKLQELALSNNRDLRLASLNIEKAQAQYRIQRAASLPTISAGVSGTKSRTPGSMSSTGTASTSHEYSAQVGMTSYELDVFGRIQNLQDEALEDYLALTETRRSTQISLVAEVATAWLTLAADNQLLQLAQETLTSQQQTYDLTRRSHALGGSSGLSLVQAQTTVESARGDVAEYASQILQDQNALRLLVGSDIPKDLLPGSDLQSAAQLVQVPDELPSSLLQRRPDVLAAEHSLKSANIDIGAARAAFFPTISLTANAGSASSSLSSLFKAGSGAWTFAPSISVPIFDGGANRATLDAAKVEREIQVQTYQQTIQSAFKEVADALAVRSTLDERLAAQQALTDASRKSFELSDALYRGGSQSYLEALTAQRSLYSAEQDLITLRLSEQSNRVSLYKVMGGGWN; this comes from the coding sequence ATGATCAAATTGCATTGGCTTTTGCCGGCCGCGTTGGCGCTGCTTGGCGGTTGTATCAATCTGGCGCCCGAGTATCAGCGTCCCGACGCGCCTGTCGCGCAGCAATGGTTGCCGGTGATGGCGGCCGAATCAGGCACGGTTGCGCCCTCCATCGAATGGAAGACATTCTTCACCGACAACCGGCTGGTGAAGTTGCAGGAACTGGCTCTGAGCAATAACCGTGATTTGCGCCTGGCCAGCCTGAATATCGAAAAAGCCCAGGCTCAGTACCGGATTCAGCGGGCTGCGAGCCTGCCGACCATCAGTGCAGGCGTCAGCGGTACTAAAAGCCGTACGCCGGGGTCCATGTCCAGCACTGGCACGGCGAGCACCAGTCACGAATACAGCGCGCAAGTGGGCATGACCAGTTACGAGCTGGATGTTTTCGGGCGGATTCAGAATCTGCAGGACGAAGCACTGGAAGACTATCTGGCGCTGACTGAGACCCGGCGCAGCACCCAGATCAGTCTGGTGGCCGAAGTGGCGACGGCCTGGCTGACCCTGGCGGCGGACAACCAGCTTCTGCAACTGGCTCAGGAAACATTGACCAGCCAGCAGCAGACGTATGACCTGACCAGGCGCAGTCATGCACTGGGCGGTTCTTCCGGATTGTCGCTGGTGCAGGCCCAGACCACCGTCGAGTCGGCCCGTGGCGATGTGGCGGAATATGCCAGTCAGATTCTTCAGGATCAGAATGCCTTGCGCTTGCTGGTCGGCAGCGACATTCCTAAAGACCTTTTGCCGGGCAGCGATCTGCAATCGGCTGCACAGCTGGTCCAGGTGCCGGATGAGCTGCCATCGAGCCTGTTGCAGCGTCGCCCCGATGTACTGGCCGCCGAGCACAGCCTCAAGTCAGCCAATATCGATATTGGCGCAGCGCGTGCGGCGTTCTTTCCGACCATCAGCCTGACGGCCAATGCCGGTTCAGCCAGCTCAAGCCTGTCCAGTCTGTTCAAGGCGGGCAGCGGCGCCTGGACCTTTGCGCCGAGCATCAGCGTGCCGATCTTCGATGGCGGTGCGAACCGTGCAACCCTGGACGCTGCCAAGGTCGAACGCGAAATTCAGGTCCAGACCTATCAGCAGACCATTCAGAGCGCCTTCAAGGAAGTGGCCGATGCCCTGGCGGTTCGCAGCACGCTTGATGAGCGACTTGCGGCGCAGCAGGCCTTGACCGATGCCAGCCGCAAAAGCTTCGAACTGTCCGATGCCCTTTATCGTGGCGGCTCGCAGAGCTACCTGGAAGCACTGACCGCGCAACGCTCGCTGTACAGCGCCGAGCAGGATCTGATCACCCTGCGACTGTCCGAGCAGAGCAACAGGGTCAGCCTGTACAAGGTGATGGGTGGTGGGTGGAACTGA